The Zalophus californianus isolate mZalCal1 chromosome X, mZalCal1.pri.v2, whole genome shotgun sequence genome window below encodes:
- the LOC113931424 gene encoding rho-related GTP-binding protein RhoG-like, which translates to MDSTDSKGRMQTIKCVVVGDGAVGKTCLLISYTTNAFPEEYIPTVFDNYSAQTSVDGQIVSLNLWDTAGQEEYDRLRTLSYPQTNIFVICFSIGNPSSYANVRHKWHPEVSHHCPNVPVLLVGTKRDLRNDTETVKKLKEQSLVPTTPQQGTSLAKQVGAVKYLECSALMQDGVHEVFSEAVRAVLYPATKKNTKKCVLL; encoded by the exons ATGGACTCCACG GACTCCAAGGGAAGAATGCAGACAATCAAATGCGTGGTTGTAGGAGATGGGGCTGTAGGTAAGACCTGCCTCCTCATCAGTTACACAACGAATGCCTTTCCTGAGGAGTATATCCCCACTGTCTTTGACAACTATAGTGCCCAGACATCTGTGGATGGCCAAATCGTCAGCCTGAACCTGTGGGACACAGCTGGCCAAGAGGAGTATGACCGACTGCGAACACTATCCTACCCCCAGACCAATatctttgtcatttgtttttccattggCAACCCATCCTCGTATGCCAATGTGAGGCATAAGTGGCACCCCGAGGTCTCCCACCATTGTCCCAATGTGCCTGTCCTGCTGGTAGGTACCAAGAGAGACCTGCGGAATGACACTGAGACAGTGAAGAAGCTGAAGGAACAGAGCCTAGTGCCCACGACTCCTCAGCAAGGCACTTCCCTGGCTAAGCAGGTGGGGGCTGTGAAGTATCTAGAATGTTCAGCCCTGATGCAGGATGGGGTGCACGAGGTATTTTCAGAAGCTGTTCGGGCTGTGCTTTACCCTGCCACAAAGAAGAACACCAAGAAGTGTGTCCTTTTATAG